The following proteins come from a genomic window of Nitrososphaerales archaeon:
- a CDS encoding sn-glycerol-1-phosphate dehydrogenase, translating to MELPRKILIGHGVLSEFGEFLRNLDLNGKVLIVSGEHVKEIAGDRVEDSLISCGFDLSWYCVKEATIDEVNRVEEFAKGKGIDIIVGLGGGKSIDVAKLSASNMNLPFVSVPTSASHDGISSPFASIKGLNRPYSIISRPPIGILGDIEIIKNAPRRLLASGCGDLISKITAVKDWELARDLRGEYFGKYSASLARMSADIVIKESESIGKGSDESIRDVVEALISAGVAAGIAGSSRPCSGSEHLFSHALSIIAPNCGLHGEKCGIGTIMMAKLHEMDWEIVRKSLLNVHAPTSAVEIGVSE from the coding sequence ATGGAGTTACCAAGAAAGATCCTCATCGGTCATGGAGTCTTGAGTGAATTCGGTGAATTCTTAAGGAATTTAGACTTGAATGGGAAGGTCCTGATCGTTTCTGGTGAGCATGTGAAAGAGATAGCGGGCGATCGGGTCGAGGATTCGCTTATAAGTTGTGGTTTTGACCTTTCTTGGTACTGTGTAAAAGAGGCTACGATCGATGAAGTGAATCGAGTTGAGGAATTCGCTAAGGGTAAAGGGATAGATATCATCGTAGGTCTGGGCGGGGGGAAATCGATCGATGTAGCGAAGCTCAGCGCATCGAATATGAACCTCCCCTTCGTGAGTGTACCTACAAGTGCCTCCCATGATGGAATTTCTAGCCCGTTCGCTTCCATCAAAGGTTTAAACCGTCCCTATTCAATAATCTCACGACCTCCCATAGGCATACTGGGAGATATAGAGATTATTAAAAATGCTCCGAGGAGGCTTTTGGCCAGTGGTTGTGGCGATCTAATATCGAAGATTACAGCTGTAAAGGATTGGGAGTTGGCAAGAGATTTAAGAGGGGAATACTTCGGTAAATACTCTGCAAGTTTGGCTAGGATGAGTGCAGATATTGTGATAAAGGAGTCTGAAAGTATAGGTAAGGGTTCGGATGAGTCGATAAGGGATGTTGTGGAGGCTCTGATCAGCGCGGGTGTTGCAGCTGGGATAGCTGGTAGTAGTAGGCCCTGTAGTGGTTCTGAGCACCTATTTAGCCACGCCCTATCTATTATAGCACCGAACTGCGGCCTCCACGGAGAAAAGTGCGGTATTGGTACGATCATGATGGCCAAGCTTCATGAAATGGATTGGGAAATTGTGAGGAAATCACTTTTAAATGTTCATGCGCCTACGAGTGCGGTAGAGATAGGTGTGAGTGAGGA